In Candidatus Thermoplasmatota archaeon, the genomic stretch AACGGAACCTAGAGAAAGAGGAGAAACCAGTGGATATATGCAGGCGTTCAACATCCTTGGTACTATCCTAGCTTTTGGGGCTGCAGCCGCAGTTTGGGAGACAAGTCATACATTGACCCTTGTTATTTTTGCTATAGTAGTTACTATTTTTTCTTCAATTACAATTTTAACAGTAGAAGAAAAAAAAAAAATCAATTACAAAAAAGGAAAAAGAACCGCTCTCATCAATTATTAAAGATTTTATAAAAGAAAAAGAGTTTGTAAAATTTATGATGACCTCCATATTCTGGTGGTTTGCTATAGGCACGCTTCAACCGTTTTTTGTTCTTTATGCTAAAAATAAATTACTTTTAGATGAATCCTCAGCACTTATATTTATGGGGATATTTACAGCCATCCTTGTTCTATGTGCAGTTCCAGTGGGCATATTTGCTGACAGGATTGGTAAAAAACGTATTATCAGTATAGGTGTTATTATTGCAGCTATTGGATTAGGTATAGGTGCGTTCACTACTGAGGTTACATTGATTTACATTGCTATGGGAATGGCCGGACTTGGATTTGGTGTTATCATAGTGTTAAATTTTGCTTTAACAGCAGATCTGCTTCCAAAGGGAAAAGAGGGGAAATTCATGGGTCTTGGAAACATCTTTTACGCTGCACCACAGATGATTGCTGCTCCATTTGTTGGTTTTTT encodes the following:
- a CDS encoding MFS transporter codes for the protein MKEKEFVKFMMTSIFWWFAIGTLQPFFVLYAKNKLLLDESSALIFMGIFTAILVLCAVPVGIFADRIGKKRIISIGVIIAAIGLGIGAFTTEVTLIYIAMGMAGLGFGVIIVLNFALTADLLPKGKEGKFMGLGNIFYAAPQMIAAPFVGFLISTFSNNYQIIFYVTPISLIIGFILLQRVKITT